From Tubulanus polymorphus chromosome 9, tnTubPoly1.2, whole genome shotgun sequence, a single genomic window includes:
- the LOC141911268 gene encoding uncharacterized protein LOC141911268 isoform X1 yields MQYIFILQIYHIISTSTMAQSNPEINAENSEIVQIGDKMAESNPGINVENAEIAQIGATNTINYTRINQCCHQDKQGIDRPPQNLDVTQVRECLEETYKQMIDVEYYREVWWSDKFINFHDFFTREHVKIRPRKRNPLSYEESEEQSVILPDDFKELFAYDQRAMKRVCLVGEPGMGKTTQIINLVLSWTSSPTKFLKEFPMLFYIPLNDLPADNACIYKYIFENLINQEIKKNLTVDSFKRFVRENAEKAMFFLDGFDELKHDEAKKRVIRVTNELPKVHIVITTRESGGSMIVTNPRFTIASISGFKTEEVIDIMKRKFPQRDADELFDLLRSKASPLFQSIYYNPLILYMFCFLYMDKDEITIPSKLTDIYIDLTCFLISKRDGIDLSSECFFRDIEYSETFKEICLVAYETLIARQNSFSENRLKPDESKMTALTCKEMSPRQKSDRSVQLRFIHKSVQEFMAAVHSVVQFNESGETPWKKCSFDKLPEELEQYGELYPRFMAGLLHRYKHNRGLGELFKTLIDRNLKAVTIDELNHVEMFNRRSSFLMSVIPDYERFIELRSESYVLSYELSIYLHEADWPDDAIAEIVHNIGKMLIVRSLMRFEINTLAKILEHKQCPTEVVYLRDPLFELKPGGIFDDEYSTLATAMASNTCLQGMIAKTDTNIPSPIDKHNPYLTLCQKSNSMNWFVCLDGHDIFGTPDIIYYKKLEREWIRMSRVITPDDEDQLISRVTSTQHRQEILFIENATLSAKLLGDIQKSHPFLNHLSLFDVSPDSDDSILGELTNMIPKLKSIHILDKVMFDENLTGKELDLFNAALKSSAIETIQLDLVKLTTNQSIEISDSVGSMPKLKHLTCHATSNLQIGRVLGQMPRLTVLLIDLLSEADGDALVRYLSSDAVNELREVGIISYLDRAEQCNAIVRQLKSVSSLRRLEFLAYGKSLVTQGDIDIFVELIENRPHLSDLYIRYIGSDQTAMKYCIRSEIKKINKRVRIDI; encoded by the exons ATGCAGTATATATTCATCTTACAGATTTATCATATCATCAG TACATCTACTATGGCGCAGAGTAATCCGGAAATAAAtgcagaaaattctgaaatagtTCAAATCGGTGACAAGATGGCGGAGAGTAATCCAGGaataaatgtagaaaatgctgaaatagCTCAAATCGGTGCGACTAATACAATAAATTATACAAGAATAAatcagtgctgccaccaagaTAAGCAAGGCATCGACAGACCTCCTCAGAATCTAG ATGTTACTCAAGTTCGGGAGTGTCTGGAAGAAACGTACAAACAAATGATCGATGTTGAATATTACAGAGAGGTTTGGTGGAGCgataaattcatcaatttcCACGACTTCTTCACCAGAGAACACGTGAAAATTCGACCCCGAAAACGAAATCCGCTGAGCTATGAAGAAAGTGAGGAACAGTCAGTGATTTTACCCGATGATTTCAAGGAGCTTTTCGCTTATGATCAGCGCGCTATGAAACGCGTGTGCCTCGTAGGTGAGCCCGGTATGGGTAAAACTACACAAATAATCAATCTGGTTTTAAGCTGGACGAGCTCACCGACGAAGTTTCTAAAGGAGTTTCCTATGTTGTTTTATATACCGTTAAATGATCTTCCCGCTGATAACGCGTGTATTTATAAGTACATTTTCGAAAATCTTATAAATcaagaaattaaaaagaatCTGACGGTTGATAGTTTTAAGAGATTCGTACGGGAAAATGCAGAAAAAGCGATGTTCTTTCTAGACGGCTTCGATGAGTTGAAACACGATGAAGCGAAGAAACGTGTCATACGCGTCAccaatgaattaccaaaagtgCATATCGTCATAACAACGCGCGAGTCCGGGGGCAGCATGATCGTCACCAATCCAAGATTTACCATTGCATCGATATCCGGCTTCAAAACGGAAGAAGTCATCGATATAATGAAGAGGAAATTCCCCCAGCGCGATGCGGATGAGCTATTCGACCTACTTAGAAGTAAAGCGTCACCTTTATTTCAAAGTATCTACTACAACCCGTTGATACTATacatgttttgttttctctaCATGGACAAGGACGAAATTACGATACCATCAAAACTCACCGATATCTACATCGATTTGACATGTTTTCTGATCAGTAAACGCGATGGCATCGACTTGTCGTCGGAATGTTTTTTTCGCGATATCGAATATTCCGAGACGTTTAAGGAAATTTGTCTAGTTGCGTACGAGACGCTCATCGCGCGTCAAAACAGCTTCAGCGAAAATCGTCTCAAACCCGACGAATCGAAGATGACGGCTTTGACGTGCAAAGAGATGTCGCCGCGACAGAAATCAGACCGCTCCGTCCAGCTACGGTTCATACACAAATCTGTGCAAGAATTTATGGCGGCGGTACACTCAGTAGTACAATTCAACGAAAGTGGTGAAACACCCTGGAAAAAATGCTCGTTTGATAAACTGCCGGAAGAACTTGAACAATATGGTGAATTATACCCGAGATTCATGGCAGGGCTGCTGCATCGTTACAAGCATAACCGCGGCCTCGGTGAACTTTTCAAGACTTTGATAGATAGAAATTTGAAAGCAGTCACAATCGATGAACTAAATCACGTGGAAATGTTTAACCGTCGAAGTAGTTTCCTAATGTCGGTCATTCCCGATTACGAACGCTTCATCGAACTCCGATCCGAAAGCTACGTATTATCTTATGAGTTATCGATCTACCTGCATGAAGCCGACTGGCCGGACGACGCAATCGCGGAAATAGTTCACaatatcggaaaaatgttGATCGTACGTTCATTAATGAGGTTTGAAATTAACACCCTGGCAAAAATACTCGAACACAAACAATGCCCGACCGAGGTAGTTTATTTAAGGGATCCTCTTTTCGAACTGAAACCCGGCGGAATATTCGACGACGAATATTCTACATTGGCAACAGCCATGGCGAGTAACACTTGTCTTCAGGGTATGATAGCCAAGACAGACACGAATATCCCATCGCCAATAGACAAGCATAATCCGTACTTGACTTTGTGTCAGAAGAGCAATAGCATGAACTGGTTTGTGTGCCTAGATGGACACGACATTTTTGGTACCCCCGATattatatactacaagaaacTCGAGCGCGAATGGATAAGAATGAGTCGAGTGATTACACCCGATGATGAAGATCAGCTGATCAGTCGTGTTACCTCAACACAACATAGACAGGAAATTCTATTTATCGAAAATGCGACTCTAAGTGCGAAACTTTTAGGCGATATTCAGAAATCTCATCcgttcctaaatcatctatctCTATTTGACGTATCACCCGATAGTGACGACAGTATACTCGGAGAGCTGACGAATATGATTCCCAAGTTGAAAAGCATTCACATTTTGGACAAAGTGATGTTCGATGAAAATTTGACCGGGAAAGAATTGGACCTTTTTAACGCAGCGTTAAAATCTTCGGCGATCGAAACGATACAGCTCGATCTGGTCAAATTAACGACGAATCAGTCGATAGAAATCAGTGATAGCGTCGGCTCGATGCCGAAACTGAAGCATCTTACTTGTCACGCAACTAGTAATTTGCAAATAGGCCGCGTTCTAGGTCAAATGCCGCGGTTGACTGTATTATTGATAGATTTGCTTTCAGAAGCTGATGGCGACGCGCTTGTTCGGTATCTATCATCAGACGCGGTAAATGAGCTGCGAGAAGTCGGTATTATAAGCTATCTTGATAGAGCGGAACAGTGTAACGCCATCGTCCGACAACTTAAAAGCGTCTCATCGCTTCGTAGGTTAGAGTTCCTCGCTTACGGAAAGAGCCTGGTTACGCAAGGCGATATCGATATATTCGTCGAATTAATCGAAAATCGTCCGCACCTATCCGACTTGTATATCCGTTACATAGGCAGCGACCAGACTGCGATGAAATATTGCATCAGGTCagaaattaagaaaatcaataaaagagtgagaatagatatatag
- the LOC141911268 gene encoding uncharacterized protein LOC141911268 isoform X3, translated as MGVLKSKFHNTSTTFPALPFEKSKTDIFIPHKKYRPFPVELRSEPRTICSTFSAMPRTTGRRPVNWFMEYGIQEPLENFLWLVDCEFIPCSDVELVGCGGISTIRSISPRLMTPEGFVVKWHLASTTAYRIYPGTSSAEYFPQPRIRPHPNGKYVCFVDGCKIYVQDIETGAFNERERLKFDTSYYISAHCCGAVSPNGAYLAFIARFGDEFELSVIETRAFRVVGRVRYSDIGRDEYVGGECKWSPDSQFIAIAMSNGDISLVDCRDKKRPEPFLNVVDDFEKFGSRISNPRAFDFDPKSAHSVLAFATRGNASKLHVYDVDEKAVVRSTVLTTNEHEADDEDDFFLFYGRNCPLRYSRSGDVIAVTLGLRIQILNANDLRVIYILDGIAQDNGGYVRQLATGKYPFTIHVSFSRFDEYLAVSSTDGFIRVWQLDADLNLQDLCRKVILASTYCDRVKFLPIPDRLKFYLLQIPDWAASCDAEAYV; from the exons atgggcgtgttaaaatcgaaatttcaCAATACTTCCACTACATTTCCGGCACTCCCGTTCGAGAAATCCAAAACGGATATTTTCATCCCGCACAAAAAGTACCGGCCATTTCCGGTCGAATTGCGCAGCGAACCGCGAACTATTTGTAGCACATTCAGCGCGATGCCTCGCACAACCGGTCGGAGACCAG TAAACTGGTTCATGGAATACGGGATTCAGGAACCACTGGAGAATTTTTTGTGGCTCGTCGACTGCGAGTTTATTCCGTGTTCAGACGTTGAACTGGTAGGTTGCGGAGGTATTTCCACGATTCGATCAATCTCACCGCGGCTGATGACTCCTGAAGGATTCGTCGTTAAATGGCATCTCGCATCGACTACAG CGTATCGCATTTATCCGGGAACTAGTAGTGCCGAATACTTCCCGCAGCCCCGAATTCGCCCTCATCCCAACGGCAAATACGTCTGCTTCGTCGACGGCTGTAAGATCTACGTTCAGGATATTGAAACGGGCGCGTTCAATGAGCGAGAACGTCTTAAATTCGATACCAGCTACTACATCAGTGCGCACTGCTGCGGCGCCGTGTCACCGAACGGCGCATACCTCGCGTTCATCGCTCGCTTCGGCGATGAATTCGAACTCTCGGTCATCGAGACACGCGCGTTCCGAGTCGTCGGTCGCGTGCGATACAGCGACATCGGTCGCGACGAGTACGTAGGCGGCGAGTGTAAGTGGTCGCCGGATAGTCAGTTCATCGCCATCGCCATGTCGAACGGTGACATATCTCTCGTCGACTGTCGTGATAAAAAACGCCCCGAGCCGTTTTTGAACGTCGTCGatgatttcgaaaaattcGGCAGTCGAATTTCGAACCCGCGAGCGTTCGACTTCGACCCGAAATCGGCGCATTCGGTGTTGGCGTTCGCGACGCGCGGCAACGCCAGTAAACTCCACGTTTACGATGTCGACGAGAAAGCGGTCGTTCGGTCGACGGTGTTGACGACAAACGAACACGAAGCGGACGACGAAGacgatttctttttattttacgGCCGAAACTGTCCGTTACGATACAGTCGCAGCGGAGATGTAATCGCCGTCACGCTCGGATTGCGAATTCAGATTTTAAACGCGAATGATCTACGAGTGATTTATATCCTGGACGGTATCGCGCAGGATAACGGCGGCTACGTTCGACAGCTGGCGACAGGGAAATACCCATTTACCATACATGTTTCGTTCAGCCGATTCGACGAGTACCTGGCGGTTTCGTCGACGGACGGGTTCATACGCGTTTGGCAGTTGGACGCGGATTTGAATTTGCAGGATTTGTGTCGTAAGGTGATCCTGGCGAGCACGTATTGCGATCGAGTGAAATTTTTACCGATACCCGATCGTTTGAAGTTTTATCTTCTGCAAATACCGGACTGGGCGGCGTCCTGCGACGCTGAAGCTTATGTATGA
- the LOC141910776 gene encoding guanidinobutyrase-like isoform X2, translating into MTSLVRLVMRAASSASRLSSTSSISSTRQFSASVASQKELNRPPTGNEVYRAGGIATMARLPLQSTAEGLDACFVGIPLDCGASNRAGTRHGPRAIRAESSMVRLVNNATGASPFESLQVADIGDITVNPYNLPKCCDIIRDAYEKILNVGCRPLGIGGDHTVTYPILQAMKDKFGPVALVHIDAHNDTQPSIMGEAVCHSTPVYRAVDEKLIDGAKVFQIGLRAWGNVFDEDAWARKQGFHVYPAQDLWHKSLTPLMKEIRAKIGPDTPTYISFDIDGLDPAYAPGTGTPEIGGLTTIQALEILRGCRGLNIVGGDVVEVSPPYDTSGNTALTAAYLLMEMLCVFPGVKYYDQPREW; encoded by the exons ATGACATCGCTCGTGAGACTGGTAATGAGGGCTGCAAGTTCGGCATCCCGTCTTTCTTCAACAAGTTCAATTTCTTCGACGAGGCAGTTTTCAGCAAGTGTCGCTTCGCAGAAAGAATTGAACCGGCCCCCGACTGGTAATGAAGTTTATAGAGCCGGAGGTATAGCTACTATGGCTAGATTGCCGTTACAGTCAACAGCTGAAG GTTTAGACGCTTGTTTCGTCGGAATTCCGCTCGACTGCGGGGCGTCGAACAGAGCCGGAACGCGGCACGGACCGAGGGCGATTCGCGCTGAATCATCGATGGTTCGACTCGTCAATAATGCTAccg GCGCCTCTCCGTTCGAAAGTTTACAGGTCGCCGATATCGGCGACATCACCGTCAACCCGTACAACCTGCCGAAATGCTGCGACATCATCCGCGACGCCTACGAGAAAATATTGAACGTCGGATGTCGGCCGCTCGGTATCGGCGGCGACCACACGGTCACTTACCCGATCTTACAGGCCATGAAG GATAAGTTCGGGCCGGTCGCGTTGGTTCACATCGACGCTCACAACGACACGCAACCGTCAATCATGGGCGAGGCCGTCTGCCACAGCACGCCGGTCTACCGGGCGGTCGACGAAAAACTGATCGACGGCGCGAAAGTATTCCAAATCGGACTGCGCGCTTGGGGAAACGTATTCGACGAAGACGCCTGGGCGCGTAAACAG GGATTCCACGTGTATCCGGCGCAGGATCTGTGGCACAAATCTTTGACTCCGCTGATGAAAGAAATCCGCGCGAAGATCGGCCCCGACACGCCCACCTATATCAGTTTCGATATCGACGGTCTAGATCCGGCTTACGCACCGGGAACAG GAACTCCGGAGATCGGAGGACTGACAACGATACAAGCTTTAGAAATTCTCCGTGGTTGCCGTGGCTTGAACATCGTGGGGGGCGATGTCGTTGAG GTGTCTCCGCCGTACGATACGTCCGGTAATACGGCGTTGACCGCTGCGTATTTGCTGATGGAAATGCTGTGCGTTTTCCCAGGAGTTAAATATTACGACCAGCCGCGTGAATGGTAA
- the LOC141910776 gene encoding guanidinobutyrase-like isoform X1 — protein sequence MTSLVRLVMRAASSASRLSSTSSISSTRQFSASVASQKELNRPPTGNEVYRAGGIATMARLPLQSTAEGLDACFVGIPLDCGASNRAGTRHGPRAIRAESSMVRLVNNATGASPFESLQVADIGDITVNPYNLPKCCDIIRDAYEKILNVGCRPLGIGGDHTVTYPILQAMKVKHGAVALIHVDAHNDTQPDMMGERVAHGTPFYRAVDERLVDCSKVFQIGLRGWMNSMQDESWGKDQGFHVYPAQDLWHKSLTPLMKEIRAKIGPDTPTYISFDIDGLDPAYAPGTGTPEIGGLTTIQALEILRGCRGLNIVGGDVVEVSPPYDTSGNTALTAAYLLMEMLCVFPGVKYYDQPREW from the exons ATGACATCGCTCGTGAGACTGGTAATGAGGGCTGCAAGTTCGGCATCCCGTCTTTCTTCAACAAGTTCAATTTCTTCGACGAGGCAGTTTTCAGCAAGTGTCGCTTCGCAGAAAGAATTGAACCGGCCCCCGACTGGTAATGAAGTTTATAGAGCCGGAGGTATAGCTACTATGGCTAGATTGCCGTTACAGTCAACAGCTGAAG GTTTAGACGCTTGTTTCGTCGGAATTCCGCTCGACTGCGGGGCGTCGAACAGAGCCGGAACGCGGCACGGACCGAGGGCGATTCGCGCTGAATCATCGATGGTTCGACTCGTCAATAATGCTAccg GCGCCTCTCCGTTCGAAAGTTTACAGGTCGCCGATATCGGCGACATCACCGTCAACCCGTACAACCTGCCGAAATGCTGCGACATCATCCGCGACGCCTACGAGAAAATATTGAACGTCGGATGTCGGCCGCTCGGTATCGGCGGCGACCACACGGTCACTTACCCGATCTTACAGGCCATGAAG GTCAAACACGGCGCTGTGGCGTTGATACACGTCGACGCCCACAACGACACGCAGCCCGATATGATGGGCGAACGCGTCGCGCACGGCACGCCGTTCTACCGCGCCGTCGACGAGCGACTGGTCGACTGTTCGAAGGTGTTTCAGATCGGATTGCGCGGCTGGATGAACAGCATGCAGGACGAATCCTGGGGCAAAGATCAG GGATTCCACGTGTATCCGGCGCAGGATCTGTGGCACAAATCTTTGACTCCGCTGATGAAAGAAATCCGCGCGAAGATCGGCCCCGACACGCCCACCTATATCAGTTTCGATATCGACGGTCTAGATCCGGCTTACGCACCGGGAACAG GAACTCCGGAGATCGGAGGACTGACAACGATACAAGCTTTAGAAATTCTCCGTGGTTGCCGTGGCTTGAACATCGTGGGGGGCGATGTCGTTGAG GTGTCTCCGCCGTACGATACGTCCGGTAATACGGCGTTGACCGCTGCGTATTTGCTGATGGAAATGCTGTGCGTTTTCCCAGGAGTTAAATATTACGACCAGCCGCGTGAATGGTAA
- the LOC141910775 gene encoding guanidinobutyrase-like yields the protein MTSLVRLVMRAASSASRLSSSTSSISSTRQFSASVASQKELNRPPTGNEVYRAGGIATMARLPLQSTAEGLDACFVGIPLDSGASNRAGTRHGPRAIRAESSMVRLVNNATGASPFESLQVADIGDITVNPYNLSKCCDIIRDAYEKILNVGCRPLGIGGDHTVTYPILQAMKDKFGPVALVHIDAHNDTQPSIMGEAVCHSTPVYRAVDEKLIDGAKVFQIGLHAWGNVFDEDAWARKQGFHVYPAQDLWQKSLTPLMKEIRAKIGPDTPTYISFDIDGLDPAYAPGTGAPEIGGLTTIQALEILRGCRGLNIVGGDVVEVSPPYDMSGNTALTAAYLLMEMLCVFPGVKYYDQPREW from the exons ATGACATCGCTCGTGAGACTGGTAATGAGGGCTGCAAGTTCGGCATCCCGACTTTCTTCTTCAACAAGTTCAATTTCTTCGACGAGGCAGTTTTCAGCAAGTGTCGCTTCGCAGAAAGAATTGAACCGGCCCCCGACTGGTAATGAAGTTTATAGAGCCGGAGGTATAGCTACTATGGCTAGATTGCCGTTACAGTCAACAGCTGAAG GTTTAGACGCTTGTTTCGTCGGAATTCCGCTCGACAGCGGCGCGTCGAACAGAGCCGGAACGCGGCACGGACCGAGGGCGATTCGCGCGGAATCATCGATGGTTCGACTCGTCAATAACGCTACCG GCGCCTCTCCGTTCGAAAGTTTACAGGTCGCCGATATCGGCGACATCACCGTCAACCCGTACAACCTGTCGAAATGCTGCGACATCATCCGCGACGCCTACGAGAAAATATTGAACGTCGGATGTCGGCCGCTCGGTATCGGCGGCGACCACACGGTCACTTACCCGATCTTACAGGCCATGAAG GATAAGTTCGGGCCGGTCGCGTTGGTTCACATCGACGCTCACAACGACACGCAACCGTCGATCATGGGCGAGGCCGTCTGCCACAGCACGCCGGTCTACCGGGCGGTCGACGAAAAACTGATCGACGGCGCGAAAGTATTCCAAATCGGACTGCACGCTTGGGGAAACGTATTCGACGAAGACGCCTGGGCGCGTAAACAG GGATTCCACGTGTATCCGGCGCAGGATCTGTGGCAAAAATCTTTGACTCCGCTGATGAAAGAAATCCGCGCGAAGATCGGCCCCGACACGCCGACCTATATCAGTTTCGATATCGACGGTCTAGATCCGGCTTATGCACCGGGAACAG GAGCTCCGGAGATCGGAGGACTGACAACGATACAAGCTTTAGAAATTCTCCGTGGTTGCCGTGGCTTGAATATCGTAGGGGGCGATGTCGTTGAG GTGTCTCCGCCGTACGATATGTCCGGTAATACGGCGTTGACCGCTGCGTATTTGCTGATGGAAATGCTGTGCGTTTTCCCGGGAGTTAAATATTACGACCAGCCGCGCGAATGGTAA
- the LOC141911268 gene encoding uncharacterized protein LOC141911268 isoform X2 has product MAQSNPEINAENSEIVQIGDKMAESNPGINVENAEIAQIGATNTINYTRINQCCHQDKQGIDRPPQNLDVTQVRECLEETYKQMIDVEYYREVWWSDKFINFHDFFTREHVKIRPRKRNPLSYEESEEQSVILPDDFKELFAYDQRAMKRVCLVGEPGMGKTTQIINLVLSWTSSPTKFLKEFPMLFYIPLNDLPADNACIYKYIFENLINQEIKKNLTVDSFKRFVRENAEKAMFFLDGFDELKHDEAKKRVIRVTNELPKVHIVITTRESGGSMIVTNPRFTIASISGFKTEEVIDIMKRKFPQRDADELFDLLRSKASPLFQSIYYNPLILYMFCFLYMDKDEITIPSKLTDIYIDLTCFLISKRDGIDLSSECFFRDIEYSETFKEICLVAYETLIARQNSFSENRLKPDESKMTALTCKEMSPRQKSDRSVQLRFIHKSVQEFMAAVHSVVQFNESGETPWKKCSFDKLPEELEQYGELYPRFMAGLLHRYKHNRGLGELFKTLIDRNLKAVTIDELNHVEMFNRRSSFLMSVIPDYERFIELRSESYVLSYELSIYLHEADWPDDAIAEIVHNIGKMLIVRSLMRFEINTLAKILEHKQCPTEVVYLRDPLFELKPGGIFDDEYSTLATAMASNTCLQGMIAKTDTNIPSPIDKHNPYLTLCQKSNSMNWFVCLDGHDIFGTPDIIYYKKLEREWIRMSRVITPDDEDQLISRVTSTQHRQEILFIENATLSAKLLGDIQKSHPFLNHLSLFDVSPDSDDSILGELTNMIPKLKSIHILDKVMFDENLTGKELDLFNAALKSSAIETIQLDLVKLTTNQSIEISDSVGSMPKLKHLTCHATSNLQIGRVLGQMPRLTVLLIDLLSEADGDALVRYLSSDAVNELREVGIISYLDRAEQCNAIVRQLKSVSSLRRLEFLAYGKSLVTQGDIDIFVELIENRPHLSDLYIRYIGSDQTAMKYCIRSEIKKINKRVRIDI; this is encoded by the exons ATGGCGCAGAGTAATCCGGAAATAAAtgcagaaaattctgaaatagtTCAAATCGGTGACAAGATGGCGGAGAGTAATCCAGGaataaatgtagaaaatgctgaaatagCTCAAATCGGTGCGACTAATACAATAAATTATACAAGAATAAatcagtgctgccaccaagaTAAGCAAGGCATCGACAGACCTCCTCAGAATCTAG ATGTTACTCAAGTTCGGGAGTGTCTGGAAGAAACGTACAAACAAATGATCGATGTTGAATATTACAGAGAGGTTTGGTGGAGCgataaattcatcaatttcCACGACTTCTTCACCAGAGAACACGTGAAAATTCGACCCCGAAAACGAAATCCGCTGAGCTATGAAGAAAGTGAGGAACAGTCAGTGATTTTACCCGATGATTTCAAGGAGCTTTTCGCTTATGATCAGCGCGCTATGAAACGCGTGTGCCTCGTAGGTGAGCCCGGTATGGGTAAAACTACACAAATAATCAATCTGGTTTTAAGCTGGACGAGCTCACCGACGAAGTTTCTAAAGGAGTTTCCTATGTTGTTTTATATACCGTTAAATGATCTTCCCGCTGATAACGCGTGTATTTATAAGTACATTTTCGAAAATCTTATAAATcaagaaattaaaaagaatCTGACGGTTGATAGTTTTAAGAGATTCGTACGGGAAAATGCAGAAAAAGCGATGTTCTTTCTAGACGGCTTCGATGAGTTGAAACACGATGAAGCGAAGAAACGTGTCATACGCGTCAccaatgaattaccaaaagtgCATATCGTCATAACAACGCGCGAGTCCGGGGGCAGCATGATCGTCACCAATCCAAGATTTACCATTGCATCGATATCCGGCTTCAAAACGGAAGAAGTCATCGATATAATGAAGAGGAAATTCCCCCAGCGCGATGCGGATGAGCTATTCGACCTACTTAGAAGTAAAGCGTCACCTTTATTTCAAAGTATCTACTACAACCCGTTGATACTATacatgttttgttttctctaCATGGACAAGGACGAAATTACGATACCATCAAAACTCACCGATATCTACATCGATTTGACATGTTTTCTGATCAGTAAACGCGATGGCATCGACTTGTCGTCGGAATGTTTTTTTCGCGATATCGAATATTCCGAGACGTTTAAGGAAATTTGTCTAGTTGCGTACGAGACGCTCATCGCGCGTCAAAACAGCTTCAGCGAAAATCGTCTCAAACCCGACGAATCGAAGATGACGGCTTTGACGTGCAAAGAGATGTCGCCGCGACAGAAATCAGACCGCTCCGTCCAGCTACGGTTCATACACAAATCTGTGCAAGAATTTATGGCGGCGGTACACTCAGTAGTACAATTCAACGAAAGTGGTGAAACACCCTGGAAAAAATGCTCGTTTGATAAACTGCCGGAAGAACTTGAACAATATGGTGAATTATACCCGAGATTCATGGCAGGGCTGCTGCATCGTTACAAGCATAACCGCGGCCTCGGTGAACTTTTCAAGACTTTGATAGATAGAAATTTGAAAGCAGTCACAATCGATGAACTAAATCACGTGGAAATGTTTAACCGTCGAAGTAGTTTCCTAATGTCGGTCATTCCCGATTACGAACGCTTCATCGAACTCCGATCCGAAAGCTACGTATTATCTTATGAGTTATCGATCTACCTGCATGAAGCCGACTGGCCGGACGACGCAATCGCGGAAATAGTTCACaatatcggaaaaatgttGATCGTACGTTCATTAATGAGGTTTGAAATTAACACCCTGGCAAAAATACTCGAACACAAACAATGCCCGACCGAGGTAGTTTATTTAAGGGATCCTCTTTTCGAACTGAAACCCGGCGGAATATTCGACGACGAATATTCTACATTGGCAACAGCCATGGCGAGTAACACTTGTCTTCAGGGTATGATAGCCAAGACAGACACGAATATCCCATCGCCAATAGACAAGCATAATCCGTACTTGACTTTGTGTCAGAAGAGCAATAGCATGAACTGGTTTGTGTGCCTAGATGGACACGACATTTTTGGTACCCCCGATattatatactacaagaaacTCGAGCGCGAATGGATAAGAATGAGTCGAGTGATTACACCCGATGATGAAGATCAGCTGATCAGTCGTGTTACCTCAACACAACATAGACAGGAAATTCTATTTATCGAAAATGCGACTCTAAGTGCGAAACTTTTAGGCGATATTCAGAAATCTCATCcgttcctaaatcatctatctCTATTTGACGTATCACCCGATAGTGACGACAGTATACTCGGAGAGCTGACGAATATGATTCCCAAGTTGAAAAGCATTCACATTTTGGACAAAGTGATGTTCGATGAAAATTTGACCGGGAAAGAATTGGACCTTTTTAACGCAGCGTTAAAATCTTCGGCGATCGAAACGATACAGCTCGATCTGGTCAAATTAACGACGAATCAGTCGATAGAAATCAGTGATAGCGTCGGCTCGATGCCGAAACTGAAGCATCTTACTTGTCACGCAACTAGTAATTTGCAAATAGGCCGCGTTCTAGGTCAAATGCCGCGGTTGACTGTATTATTGATAGATTTGCTTTCAGAAGCTGATGGCGACGCGCTTGTTCGGTATCTATCATCAGACGCGGTAAATGAGCTGCGAGAAGTCGGTATTATAAGCTATCTTGATAGAGCGGAACAGTGTAACGCCATCGTCCGACAACTTAAAAGCGTCTCATCGCTTCGTAGGTTAGAGTTCCTCGCTTACGGAAAGAGCCTGGTTACGCAAGGCGATATCGATATATTCGTCGAATTAATCGAAAATCGTCCGCACCTATCCGACTTGTATATCCGTTACATAGGCAGCGACCAGACTGCGATGAAATATTGCATCAGGTCagaaattaagaaaatcaataaaagagtgagaatagatatatag